A part of Solea solea chromosome 8, fSolSol10.1, whole genome shotgun sequence genomic DNA contains:
- the LOC131463799 gene encoding histone-lysine N-methyltransferase SETD1B-A-like: protein MDSDRLSPERERETPPHWRSCKLMIDPALTKGLYKVYRYDGHAFNIPVQDLGLFPVDCVRDPRISRPWSKSSKTELSVPKFKVDEWYVGPVLPKEVTFSRLNDNVKEPFLTNMCSKYGNTEEVEIFYNPKNRKHLGLAKVVFDSVRAARDAAEQLHQTSVMGNIIHVEIDPKGENRARYLQLLLRGLYTPWTLPVGSSEQDLQSLVDSLPGGKATQQQGSVCSPTSIATPLSMDTAYSSIWQDTPCSFRLTPRSQGTPLTPCLSATPLSQDSCYSSLQATPVLQGEPSNFTVHKHLRQELCRHKRSRYEHRAAGKVSDTKFLLKHCPAYVLSSQSHASGQQAALWGPGAPSFTDNNTEPTFDCQDSRDSNAAPSDAVPSFDFTAEQQQTPEDHVFCPSVINRSSDSSRPEAESLDSRIENLLTNSSRSAELSEGEVLSQPTSPCSAQNSPFSDDSLACSPTSCVPPTSDRVHVRLTPSDDEEDETSRAVSFLTRNSQSPTDFNTDDAKGFQSSSHPQENHATAEAEGHLSKRSTPSKDNSSLSHLGPRLPRAVTAGNSHPPVPSFPFPIPPFPPSLPPVPPRLPNGSIPIPPPGWTRPPAYLTGIPIPPPSNPPPPAFLGPPPPLMVPPSVPPPVPTYHFSMSHPPPPWPAPPFPRFNPFVPPPPPPPRPPLYDPHKVTVEKVLEVVTDELKSIIKKDIVRRMIEGVSFRVFEEWWDGQEKKQQVRPSPSVLCALITKPLNAFVKVSPVKNGVLEQTHKQIHLLGHMSKKPPLPSFKVKRKTASDPASLKDTDGALSSSDVKQAEDVPQAEDAPQAEDAAQPAPEGPKRRHARPHALDSDDDGGEGEEADDSGRGEVTTAGKVDAVVLDSCASPKLSHRDDGEDDYDEDDSIQTQLENEVAQKPREGDAAVTSHVPDGSHGGALESVSEYSSSGESEHSSDIRSPDSFSSDSFEDSSCSNLSLEDDDEEDDGSCIVISSEDESMELEPPLHPSAAPLTPGTLLDLCLQDVSHTFRVQRQRDENRYPSCPHDTRHLQDLMDPQTSRLQDPQPPSPLGFTVEPYLDVDLQSPQWTVASPEITESLRPLTPTGCLLDSDPDLLMKSKPTSPAVEEVERPQTPGRGTEAEPGSEDLCEAGEYPPLSPMSGELVHVPSEPPAASYHLYQEVPKTPGREERSGWSQFSSARAPATPGRETTLSDGSAAMCSPLSSPPPVPSMCSNPYTTAPKTPGRDIVLPRRAAVYRRTARSVASSQVMLSDRGFPMNASSSPRSLSDSSLDAADVLITSRMRTEPLRGLENVLGVLHKENSSSFRRKQWRRLKRTLHRQKSLKRIAGPCRYRGRSRCRERRILHSVWTEGLDEEDARLLRCTYDRLQEHDNGFGWLNDTVWIPHPHILVTKVHYNRTLLCLLHFNCCSLTKVVTENSDEHQHWRPKHRSGCARCEGFYQISRKDKLKYLGLTEPDAELPSTRSQGTSVRAGSDFRSEQRRLLSSFSCDSDLVKFNQLKFRKKRICFSRSHIHEWGLFAMEPIAADEMVIEYVGQIIRQVIADMREQKYEEQGIGSSYLFRVDQDTIIDATKCGNLARFINHSCNPNCYAKIITVESQKKIVIYSRQTISVNEELTYDYKFPIEDTKIPCLCGAEGCRGTLN, encoded by the exons ATGGACAGCGACAGACTGagtcctgagagagagagagagacaccgcCTCACTGGAGAAGCTGCAAGTTAATGATCGACCCTGCTTTGACCAAAGGACTCTACAAAGTCTACCGTTATGATGGACATGCGTTTAACATCCCT GTGCAGGACTTAGGTCTTTTTCCCGTGGACTGTGTCAGAGATCCACGCATCAGCCGCCCGTGGAGCAAGAGCAGCAAGACCGAGCTGTCAGTGCCAAAATTCAAG GTGGACGAGTGGTACGTCGGTCCCGTTCTCCCCAAGGAAGTGACCTTTTCCAGGTTGAATGACAACGTGAAGGAGCCCTTCCtgacaaacatgtgcagcaagTATGGGAACACGGAGGAGGTGGAGATATTCTACAACCCCAAAAACAGGAAGCATCTAGGGCTCGCGAAGGTCGTGTTCGACAGCGTGCGTGCGGCGAGGGACGCCGCCGAGCAGCTGCATCAGACGTCAGTGATGGGCAACATCATCCACGTGGAAATCGACCCTAAAG GAGAAAACAGGGCTCGGTATCTGCAGCTCCTCCTGCGCGGTCTCTACACGCCGTGGACGTTGCCCGTTGGCAGCAGCGAGCAGGATCTGCAGAGCTTGGTCGACAGTTTGCCG GGCGGCAAAGCCACCCAGCAGCAGGGGAGTGTCTGCAGCCCCACCAGCATTGCCACACCCCTCTCTATGGACACCGCGTACTCCAGTATTTGGCAAGATACACCTTGCAGCTTCAGGCTCACGCCGCGTTCTCAGGGAACGCCCCTCACACCGTGCCTGTCCGCGACTCCTCTTTCCCAGGACTCCTGCTACTCCAGCCTTCAGGCGACTCCGGTCCTCCAGGGGGAGCCGTCCAACTTTACCGTCCACAAACACTTGAGACAAGAGCTCTGCCGTCACAAGCGCTCCAGGTACGAGCACAGAGCCGCCGGCAAAGTCTCCGACACCAAGTTCCTCCTGAAGCACTGCCCGGCGTACGTCCTCTCCTCGCAGTCGCACGCGAGTGGTCAGCAGGCGGCGCTGTGGGGCCCCGGCGCTCCGTCCTTCACTGACAACAACACAGAACCAACCTTTGACTGTCAGGACTCCAGAGACAGCAACGCGGCTCCATCTGACGCCGTCCCGAGCTTTGATTTTACAgccgagcagcagcagactcCTGAAGACCACGTCTTCTGTCCGTCTGTCATCAACCGTTCGTCCGACAGCTCTCGGCCGGAGGCGGAGAGTCTCGACTCCCGCATTGAAAACCTGCTAACAAACAGCAGCCGGAGCGCAGAGCTCTCAGAGGGCGAGGTTCTCTCGCAGCCGACGTCGCCCTGCTCGGCTCAGAACTCCCCGTTCTCGGACGACTCTCTCGCGTGCTCGCCTACGTCTTGTGTCCCCCCGACGTCCGACCGCGTCCACGTCCGTCTCACGCCCAGTGACGACGAAGAGGACGAGACAAGTCGAGCCGTTTCATTCCTGACGAGGAACTCCCAGTCTCCCACTGACTTCAACACAGATGATGCAAAAGGGTTCCAGTCGTCATCTCATCCACAG GAGAATCATGCCACAGCTGAGGCTGAGGGACATTTGAGTAAGAGGTCGACGCCATCGAAGGacaactcctctctctctcacctcggCCCCAGACTTCCTCGAGCAGTTACAGCGGGAAACTCTCACCCACCTGTTCCATCTTTCCCTTTCCCCATTCCTCCCTTTCCTCCGTCActcccccccgtcccccctcGCCTGCCAAATGGTTCCATCCCCATCCCGCCTCCAGGCTGGACCCGCCCCCCTGCGTATCTGACAGGAATCCCCATTCCTCCTCCATCGAATCCTCCGCCGCCAGCATTTTTGGGACCGCCTCCGCCTTTGATGGTCCCGCCCTCGGTTCCGCCTCCTGTGCCCACATACCACTTCTCTATGTCACACCCTCCACCGCCCTGGCCCGCTCCTCCTTTCCCCAGGTTCAACCCGTTTgtacctccaccaccaccaccaccacgaccGCCACTGTATGACCCTCACAAGGTCACGGTGGAAAAAGTCCTCGAGGTCGTCACGGACGAGTTGAAGTCCATCATTAAGAAGGACATCGTGCGGCGGATGATTGAAGGCGTGTCTTTCAGGGTGTTTGAGGAGTGGTGGGACGGCCAGGAGAAGAAACAGCAGGTACGTCCTTCACCCTCTGTGCTCTGTGCTCTCATCACCAAACCATTGAACGCGTTTGTTAAAGTTTCTCCGGTGAAGAACGGCGTTCTGGAGCAGACGCACAAACAAATCCACCTCCTCGGTCACATGAGCAAAAAACCTCCTTTGCCGTCGTTCAAG GTGAAAAGGAAAACGGCGAGCGACCCTGCGTCGTTGAAAGACACAGACGGCGCGTTGTCCTCGTCCG ATGTGAAGCAGGCGGAGGACGTGCCGCAGGCGGAGGACGCGCCGCAGGCGGAAGACGCGGCGCAGCCTGCACCTGAGGGGCCTAAACGCAGACATGCCAGACCGCACGCACTAGACAGTGACGACGACGGCGGGGAAGGGGAAGAAGCGGACGACTCAGGGCGAGGGGAAGTGACAACAGCGGGCAAGGTGGACGCTGTTGTGCTGGACAGCTGTGCTTCTCCaaagctg TCTCACAGAGATGATGGCGAGGATGATTACGATGAAGATGACAGTATTCAAACCCAGCTTGAGAATGAAGTGGCACAGAAGCCCAGAGAGGGCGACGCGGCCGTCACCTCCCACGTCCCTGACGGATCACACGGCGGCG CGTTAGAGTCTGTGTCAGAGTACAGCTCCTCGGGGGAAAGTGAGCACTCCTCAGACATCCGCTCCCCCGACTCCTTCTCCTCAGACAGCTTCGAGGACTCGTCCTGCTCCAACCTCAGTCTAGAAGACGATGACGAGGAGGATGACGGGAGTTGCATCGTGATATCGTCGGAGGACGAATCGATGGAGCTGGAGCCTCCTCTTCACCCCTCAGCTGCCCCGCTTACCCCCGGCACTCTGCTGGATCTCTGTCTGCAGGACGTGTCTCACACTTTCCGGGTGCAGCGGCAGCGTGACGAGAACCGGTACCCGTCCTGTCCACACGACACCCGCCACTTACAGGATCTGATGGACCCTCAAACCAGTCGACTCCAGGATCCACAGCCCCCGTCGCCTCTAGGATTTACAG TTGAACCGTATCTGGATGTGGACCTGCAGAGCCCTCAGTGGACGGTGGCGTCTCCAGAGATCACGGAGAGCCTGAGGCCTCTCACGCCCACCGGGTGCCTGCTGGACAGCGACCCCGACCTCCTGATGAAAAGCAAACCCACATCTCCTGCTGTGGAGGAGGTCGAGCGGCCGCAGACGCCGGGCCGGGGCACGGAGGCTGAACCGGGAAGCGAGGACTTGTGTGAGGCCGGTGAATACCCGCCTCTCTCACCAATGAGCGGCGAACTGGTTCACGTTCCCTCCGAGCCTCCCGCCGCCTCCTACCATTTATACCAGGAGGTACCGAAAACCCCCGGCAGGGAGGAGAGAAGCGGATGGAGTCAGTTCAGCTCTGCGAGAGCTCCGGCAACGCCGGGCAGAGAGACGACACTGTCAGACGGTAGCGCAGCCATGTGTTCGCCGCTGAGCAGCCCACCACCTGTTCCATCTATGTGCAGCAATCCTTATACAACAGCCCCGAAGACTCCTGGAAGAGACATCGTCCTACCTCGAAGAGCAGCCGTCTACAGGAGGACAGCACGCAGCGTCGCCTCCTCTCAGGTGATGTTATCTGACAGAGGCTTCCCCATGAACGCGTCCTCCTCGCCTCGCAGCCTCTCCGATTCCTCTCTGGACGCCGCTGACGTGTTGATCACGTCGCGTATGAGAACGGAGCCCTTACGGGGACTGGAGAACGTGCTCGGCGTTCTGCACAAGGAGAACTCGTCGTCGTTTCGGCGGAAACAGTGGAGAAGGTTAAAGAGGACGCTGCATCGTCAGAAGTCTCTCAAAAGGATCGCCGGTCCGTGCCGATACCGCGGTCGTTCGCGGTGCAGGGAGCGGAGGATCCTTCACAGCGTTTGGACGGAAGGTCTGGATGAAGAAGATGCGAGGCTGCTGCGGTGCACGTACGACAGGCTGCAGGAGCACGATAACGGCTTTGGATGGCTCAATGACACAGTCTGGATCCCCCACCCTCATATCCTTGTGACAAAAGTTCATTACAATAGAACTCT attgtgtttattgcactTTAACTGTTGCTCACTCACTAAAGTGGTCACAGAGAACAGCGACGAACACCAACACTGGCGGCCGAAGCACAGGAGCGGCTGCGCTCGCTGCGAAGGTTTCTATCAAATCAGCAGGAAGGACAAACTGAAATACCTCGGACTGACGGAGCCGGACGCTGAGCTTCCGTCCACCAGATCTCAG GGAACGTCGGTGCGCGCCGGGTCTGACTTCAGGTCTGAACAGCGCCGCCTGCTGTCCTCTTTCAGCTGCGACAGTGACCTGGTTAAGTTCAACCAGCTGAAG tttcgAAAGAAGAGGATCTGTTTCAGCCGCAGCCACATCCATGAGTGGGGGCTGTTCGCCATGGAGCCGATCGCAGCAGATGAGATGGTGATTGAGTACGTGGGTCAAATCatcagacag GTCATCGCCGACATGAGGGAGCAGAAATACGAGGAGCAGGGCATCGGGAGCAGCTATTTGTTCCGGGTGGATCAGGACACCATCATCGATGCCACCAAATGTGGGAATTTGGCCAGATTTATCAACCACAGCTGCAAT cCTAATTGCTACGCTAAGATCATCACCGTGGAGTCTCAGAAGAAGATAGTGATATACTCCCGGCAGACGATAAGCGTCAACGAGGAGCTCACGTACGACTACAAGTTCCCCATCGAGGACACAAAGATTCCTTGCCTGTGTGGAGCGGAAGGCTGCCGCGGCACCTTGAACTGA
- the LOC131463601 gene encoding calcium release-activated calcium channel protein 1-like isoform X3 translates to MVEVQLEPEHEYPPGLLIAFSACTTVLVAVHLFALMVSTCILPNLEAVSNVHNLNSVHESPHERMHRHIELAWAFSTVIGTLLFLTEVMLLCWVKFLPLRSKTENNGTISSGEAAAIASTCIMVPFGIVFIVFAVHFYRTLVSHKTDRQIRELEQVIRLQNQLDHRTENDELKAVAHFP, encoded by the coding sequence ATGGTGGAGGTCCAGCTGGAGCCGGAACACGAGTACCCTCCAGGTCTGCTCATAGCCTTCAGCGCCTGCACCACGGTCCTGGTTGCCGTCCACCTCTTCGCCCTCATGGTCAGCACCTGCATCCTCCCGAACCTCGAGGCCGTCAGCAACGTCCACAACCTCAACTCGGTCCACGAGTCTCCCCACGAGCGCATGCACCGCCACATAGAGCTGGCGTGGGCTTTCTCCACGGTCATCGGcacgctcctcttcctcacggAGGTCATGCTCCTGTGCTGGGTCAAGTTCCTGCCGCTCAGGAGTAAAACGGAGAACAACGGCACCATCAGCTCGGGCGAGGCCGCGGCCATCGCCTCCACGTGCATCATGGTGCCGTTCGGCATCGTCTTCATCGTGTTCGCCGTGCACTTTTACCGCACGCTCGTCAGCCACAAAACGGACCGGCAGATCCGGGAGCTGGAGCAGGTCATCCGCCTCCAGAACCAGCTGGACCACAGGACCGAGAACGACGAGCTGAAGGCGGTCGCTCATTTCCCGTGA